In Pedobacter sp. WC2423, the following are encoded in one genomic region:
- a CDS encoding ABC transporter permease: protein MFRLNLKIAFRNLWKNRGYTFINIAGLSVGMASCILIFIFIRYQLSFDQQFVNKERIYRVVSYWKYTAKEDFQSGVPRPLAAAMRNDFGMLEEVAALQRDGGIIKVKDESGNVRLKTAEDVFYVESGFFRIFDYTWLEGNPQQALVQPNTVALSQKMASRFFGDWHKAVGQTFQYRDKLLKVTGVFADIPENNSNPINIAIAYAGYENKDMKDWYAVSSSSEVYILLKKGVDVADLEGPKNAFLKKYYTDKESNGKEDHFFQPLAELHQDANYGNFSGKIIEKSQLAGLVAIGVFLMLTACINFINLATAQSIGRSKEIGVRKVMGGRRKQLMVQFLTETLAITIFALLIACVLTEAALPGMNSLFREKISFSMLAHPVIFVFMIGLVLFISLIAGFYPAMVMSGFNPMLAIKNKVSLGNLGGIVLRKVLVVFQFTLTVVLMTGTFIIMKQMKYMREKPLGFNPTAIAMVDVPGDSLSRLKYGLLKTRILNETGARFASLCSNGPSSMDVDHINFSYNGKKPGFQVGSKYADAAYFKTFNLQLISGKGFSENDSLQEYIVNETFLKKLNMVSPEDAIGQKVALGGSADQISIVGVVKDFNNTNLRETISPVLFHKNRKKARVIAVKINTQNIPATMKNIESIWNSVYPDHVYEATFMEEQLNKYYESEQLMGMLFKAFALVIVFISFIGLFGLISFVATQRTKEMAIRRVLGAGTLELVSLLNFSFIVLVLLANLIAWPIAYLLIDKWLSGYAYRIELNIWPFLMVTSISMAATLLTVSFRSFSAARTNPADALKDE from the coding sequence ATGTTTAGACTCAATCTCAAAATCGCATTCAGAAACCTCTGGAAGAATAGAGGATATACCTTTATCAATATTGCAGGTTTATCTGTAGGTATGGCCAGCTGTATCCTTATTTTCATCTTTATCAGGTACCAGCTGAGTTTTGATCAGCAATTTGTCAATAAAGAGCGGATTTACAGGGTAGTTTCTTATTGGAAATATACAGCTAAAGAAGACTTTCAAAGTGGAGTTCCAAGACCTTTGGCGGCAGCTATGCGCAATGACTTTGGCATGCTGGAAGAGGTTGCTGCATTACAGCGCGATGGTGGAATAATCAAGGTAAAAGACGAGTCAGGGAACGTGAGGTTGAAAACAGCTGAAGACGTATTTTATGTAGAATCAGGCTTTTTCAGGATATTCGATTATACCTGGCTGGAAGGAAATCCGCAACAAGCGCTGGTACAACCGAATACTGTTGCGCTTTCTCAGAAAATGGCTTCCAGATTTTTTGGTGATTGGCATAAAGCAGTTGGACAGACTTTTCAATACCGGGATAAGCTCCTTAAAGTAACAGGTGTATTTGCGGATATTCCTGAAAACAATAGTAATCCTATAAATATTGCAATAGCCTATGCGGGGTATGAAAATAAAGATATGAAAGATTGGTATGCTGTATCATCCAGTTCAGAAGTCTATATTTTATTAAAAAAAGGAGTGGACGTTGCTGATCTGGAAGGTCCTAAAAATGCTTTTCTGAAAAAATATTATACAGATAAAGAATCAAATGGTAAAGAAGATCATTTTTTTCAACCATTAGCTGAACTTCATCAGGATGCAAACTATGGCAATTTTTCGGGGAAGATTATAGAGAAAAGTCAATTGGCTGGCCTGGTCGCAATTGGTGTGTTTTTAATGCTCACAGCTTGTATCAATTTTATTAACCTGGCAACTGCCCAGTCCATAGGCCGCTCTAAAGAGATAGGGGTGCGTAAAGTAATGGGTGGCAGACGAAAACAGCTGATGGTTCAGTTTCTGACCGAAACATTAGCCATTACCATTTTCGCTTTACTGATCGCTTGTGTATTGACAGAGGCTGCCTTACCAGGCATGAATTCCTTATTCAGGGAAAAGATCTCTTTTAGTATGCTGGCTCATCCGGTAATTTTTGTTTTCATGATCGGACTTGTACTGTTCATTAGTCTGATTGCTGGTTTTTATCCGGCGATGGTGATGTCAGGTTTTAATCCTATGCTGGCCATCAAAAACAAAGTTAGCCTGGGTAATTTGGGTGGTATTGTTTTGCGTAAGGTATTGGTTGTATTCCAGTTTACGCTTACTGTTGTTCTGATGACCGGAACGTTTATCATCATGAAACAAATGAAATATATGCGGGAAAAACCATTGGGATTTAATCCTACGGCAATTGCCATGGTAGATGTTCCAGGTGATAGTCTCAGTAGGTTAAAGTATGGACTGTTGAAAACAAGGATATTGAATGAAACTGGGGCACGTTTTGCAAGTTTATGCAGTAATGGCCCTTCCTCAATGGATGTTGATCATATTAATTTCTCTTATAATGGAAAGAAACCAGGGTTTCAGGTGGGCAGTAAATATGCAGATGCAGCTTATTTTAAAACGTTTAATTTACAACTGATTTCAGGAAAGGGTTTTTCTGAGAATGATAGTTTACAGGAGTATATTGTCAATGAGACCTTCCTTAAAAAATTAAATATGGTTAGCCCCGAAGATGCGATCGGACAAAAAGTTGCATTGGGTGGAAGTGCTGATCAGATCTCCATTGTGGGGGTGGTGAAAGACTTTAACAATACAAATCTAAGAGAGACCATATCGCCGGTCCTATTCCATAAAAACCGTAAAAAGGCCAGGGTAATTGCTGTTAAAATAAATACGCAAAATATTCCTGCCACAATGAAAAACATAGAATCTATATGGAATTCTGTTTATCCGGATCATGTGTATGAGGCAACCTTTATGGAAGAACAGCTCAATAAATATTATGAGAGTGAGCAGCTAATGGGTATGCTGTTTAAAGCATTTGCATTAGTCATCGTTTTTATATCTTTTATTGGTTTGTTTGGATTGATTTCTTTTGTTGCTACACAAAGAACTAAGGAAATGGCAATACGCAGGGTTTTGGGTGCGGGTACTTTAGAATTGGTTAGTCTGTTGAATTTTTCCTTTATCGTGCTGGTGCTTTTAGCTAACCTGATTGCCTGGCCAATAGCCTATCTGCTCATCGATAAATGGTTATCTGGTTATGCGTACAGGATTGAGTTAAATATCTGGCCTTTTTTAATGGTAACCTCAATTTCAATGGCAGCAACCTTGCTGACGGTGAGTTTCCGCTCTTTCAGCGCTGCCAGAACTAACCCCGCAGATGCTTTAAAAGACGAATAA
- the clpP gene encoding ATP-dependent Clp endopeptidase proteolytic subunit ClpP — protein sequence MNIDKDEFRKYAVKHHRINGLNVDRYIGHTNSSPKSMTPYIIEERQLNVAQMDVFSRLMMDRIIFLGDAIHDGNANIIQAQLLFLQSTDNNRDIQIYINSPGGSVYAGLGIYDTMQYITPDVATICTGMAASMGAVLLVAGAKGKRAALTHSRVMIHQPSGGSQGVASDMEINLREMLKLKKELYDIISDHSGQTYEWVEKASDRDYWMKADEAKSFGMIDEVLGSNKK from the coding sequence ATGAATATAGATAAAGACGAATTTAGAAAATATGCAGTTAAACATCACCGTATAAACGGCTTAAATGTAGATCGTTATATTGGTCACACAAATAGTTCACCAAAAAGCATGACCCCATACATCATTGAAGAACGTCAGTTGAACGTTGCTCAGATGGATGTTTTCTCCCGTTTAATGATGGACAGAATTATCTTTTTAGGGGATGCGATCCATGATGGTAATGCAAATATCATTCAGGCACAATTACTGTTTTTACAGTCAACTGATAACAACAGAGATATCCAGATTTATATCAATTCACCGGGTGGATCTGTTTATGCTGGTTTAGGTATTTATGATACCATGCAGTACATTACTCCTGATGTAGCTACTATCTGTACAGGTATGGCAGCATCAATGGGCGCAGTTTTATTAGTAGCAGGTGCTAAAGGTAAACGTGCAGCATTAACACACTCACGTGTGATGATCCACCAGCCTTCAGGAGGTTCACAAGGTGTGGCTTCAGATATGGAGATCAATTTAAGAGAGATGCTTAAATTGAAAAAAGAATTATATGATATCATTTCTGACCATTCAGGACAGACTTACGAATGGGTGGAAAAAGCATCTGACCGTGATTACTGGATGAAAGCTGATGAAGCCAAAAGCTTCGGAATGATTGATGAAGTATTAGGTTCGAATAAAAAATAG
- the tig gene encoding trigger factor, with product MNITQEKIDNLNAVVKIKISPEDYTEKVDKTIKEQAKKSTLPGFRKGMVPAAHIKKMYGRSILVETINALLSENLNKFLTENKVEILGQPVPVVDNTKDFKWDGTDAFEFDYEIGLAPAVEVNITAKDKFTQYNVKADDETLASRIKNIRRSYGKMTNPEVSADDDVLYAELAQLSPDGSVFEGGITNTGSIRLDQVKDKAILKSLIGLKKDAVLELDLQKALGNNQAVIAKLLNIGEDEAKDLQSKFQVTVKNINRLEESDLNQEFFDKIFGEGIVTDEAGFTAKITEEIEGMFKQDADRKLQNDMYTQLTENVKMDLPDEFLRKWLKATNEKLSDAELEEGYNDFAKNLKWTLIENKIIKDNSIEIKYEDVFQTAKQRLDAQFRMYSPAPMPEDQLSQYTATFLQEKDNANRIFEEVKAIKVFEYIQSVATLDQKDIAYNKFQELVESV from the coding sequence ATGAATATTACACAGGAAAAAATTGACAACTTAAACGCAGTTGTAAAGATTAAAATTTCGCCTGAAGATTATACTGAAAAGGTCGATAAAACTATTAAAGAACAAGCGAAAAAATCTACCCTTCCGGGATTCCGTAAAGGAATGGTTCCTGCTGCTCATATTAAGAAAATGTATGGTAGAAGTATCCTTGTTGAAACTATAAACGCTTTATTAAGCGAAAACCTGAATAAATTCCTGACAGAAAATAAAGTTGAAATCCTTGGTCAGCCAGTTCCGGTTGTAGATAACACTAAAGATTTTAAATGGGATGGTACTGATGCTTTTGAATTTGACTATGAAATTGGTCTGGCTCCAGCAGTTGAAGTTAACATCACTGCGAAAGATAAATTTACACAATACAATGTAAAAGCAGATGACGAGACTTTAGCTTCCCGTATCAAAAACATCCGCCGCAGCTATGGCAAAATGACAAACCCGGAAGTTTCGGCAGACGATGATGTACTTTATGCCGAATTAGCACAACTTTCTCCTGATGGTTCAGTTTTTGAAGGTGGAATTACCAATACTGGTTCTATCCGTTTAGATCAGGTTAAAGACAAAGCAATTTTAAAATCTTTAATCGGACTTAAAAAAGATGCAGTACTTGAATTAGATCTTCAGAAAGCATTAGGGAACAATCAGGCGGTAATCGCTAAGTTGTTAAACATTGGTGAGGATGAAGCTAAGGATCTGCAATCTAAATTCCAGGTAACGGTTAAAAATATTAACCGCTTAGAGGAATCTGATTTGAACCAGGAGTTCTTTGATAAAATATTTGGTGAAGGTATCGTTACTGACGAAGCTGGTTTTACAGCAAAAATCACAGAAGAAATTGAAGGTATGTTTAAACAGGATGCGGATCGCAAACTGCAAAATGACATGTACACTCAGTTAACTGAAAACGTGAAAATGGATTTGCCGGATGAATTTTTAAGAAAGTGGTTAAAAGCTACCAACGAAAAATTATCTGATGCAGAACTGGAAGAAGGTTATAACGATTTTGCGAAAAACCTGAAATGGACTTTAATTGAAAATAAAATCATTAAAGACAACAGTATCGAAATTAAATACGAAGATGTATTCCAAACAGCTAAACAACGTTTAGATGCACAATTCAGAATGTACAGTCCAGCTCCAATGCCGGAAGATCAGTTGTCACAATACACAGCTACCTTCCTGCAGGAAAAAGACAATGCAAACCGTATATTCGAAGAGGTAAAAGCAATTAAAGTTTTTGAATACATTCAGTCGGTTGCCACTTTAGACCAAAAAGATATAGCTTATAATAAATTTCAAGAGTTAGTTGAATCTGTATAA
- a CDS encoding ABC transporter ATP-binding protein, with protein MIQLQNIEKYYANKGLKSYILRHVSTTIQQGEFVSIMGPSGAGKSTLLNILGMLEEPTYGSYEFMGENVVSLNERRRIELYRNHIGFVFQAYHLIDEMTVAENIEAPLLYKKVGSAERKSRVAEMLDRFNMVAKKDLFPNQLSGGQQQLVGIARALAAQPLIILADEPTGNLQSAQALQIMDLFKKLNEEENITIIQVTHSEINAGYGTRILHLLDGVISEDLQVGV; from the coding sequence ATGATACAATTACAGAATATAGAAAAATACTATGCAAACAAGGGACTGAAAAGTTATATCCTCAGACATGTGAGCACAACCATTCAGCAAGGTGAGTTTGTTTCGATTATGGGGCCTTCTGGTGCCGGGAAATCTACTTTACTGAATATTTTGGGGATGCTGGAAGAACCTACTTATGGCAGTTATGAGTTTATGGGCGAAAATGTAGTTTCCCTGAATGAGCGCCGCAGGATAGAGCTTTACAGAAATCATATCGGTTTTGTTTTCCAGGCTTATCATTTGATAGATGAAATGACTGTTGCCGAGAATATTGAAGCACCTTTACTTTATAAAAAGGTAGGCAGCGCGGAACGCAAAAGCCGTGTAGCAGAAATGCTTGATCGCTTTAATATGGTGGCTAAAAAAGATCTTTTTCCGAATCAGCTATCGGGAGGTCAGCAGCAGTTGGTGGGGATTGCAAGAGCACTGGCAGCACAACCACTGATTATCCTGGCAGATGAGCCGACTGGGAATTTACAGTCTGCACAGGCTTTGCAGATCATGGATCTTTTCAAAAAACTGAATGAAGAAGAAAACATTACGATTATCCAGGTAACGCACTCTGAAATCAATGCAGGTTATGGCACCCGGATTTTACATTTGCTTGATGGAGTAATCAGTGAAGATCTTCAGGTGGGCGTATAA
- the clpX gene encoding ATP-dependent Clp protease ATP-binding subunit ClpX: MAKQTKESRCSFCGSSKQDTLMLIEGLDAYICDKCVTQAHQLVLQEFGNKQAKSLDAAGPLLKPMEIKAHIDQYVIGQDDAKKVLSVAVYNHYKRLGQKIDAVDEVEIEKSNIMLVGETGTGKTLLAKTIAKILHVPFCICDATVLTEAGYVGEDVESILTRLLQAADYDVASAERGIVYIDEVDKVARKSDNPSITRDVSGEGVQQALLKILEGTIVNVPPQGGRKHPDQKMIPVNTNNILFICGGAFDGIERKIANRLRTQAVGYKVKKDDTELDLDNLYKYITPADLKSFGLIPELIGRVPVLTHLNPLDKQALRNILTEPKNSLFRQYVKLFEFEGVNLVFEDEVLDFIVDKAMEYKLGARGLRSICEAIMLDAMFDIPSDPTIKDLVISLGYAVEKFEKADFKKLKAA; this comes from the coding sequence ATGGCTAAACAAACTAAAGAATCCCGTTGCTCTTTTTGCGGTTCAAGTAAGCAGGATACTTTAATGCTTATTGAAGGGCTTGATGCATACATTTGCGATAAATGTGTGACACAGGCTCACCAGCTGGTGCTGCAGGAATTTGGCAATAAACAAGCTAAATCACTGGATGCTGCCGGCCCCCTCTTAAAGCCGATGGAGATTAAAGCGCATATTGACCAATACGTTATTGGGCAGGATGATGCTAAGAAAGTACTTTCTGTAGCCGTATATAACCACTATAAAAGGTTAGGACAGAAGATTGATGCAGTGGATGAAGTGGAGATTGAAAAATCTAACATCATGCTGGTTGGAGAAACCGGTACAGGAAAAACTTTACTGGCGAAAACAATCGCTAAAATCCTTCATGTACCTTTCTGTATCTGTGATGCTACGGTATTAACAGAAGCAGGGTATGTGGGTGAAGATGTAGAAAGTATCCTGACCCGTTTGCTTCAGGCTGCAGATTATGATGTGGCTTCTGCTGAACGCGGAATTGTTTATATCGATGAGGTAGATAAGGTTGCACGTAAAAGCGATAATCCTTCTATTACCAGAGATGTGTCAGGAGAAGGTGTACAACAGGCTTTATTAAAGATCCTGGAAGGTACTATCGTGAATGTTCCGCCTCAGGGTGGACGTAAACACCCTGATCAGAAAATGATTCCTGTAAACACGAATAATATCCTGTTTATCTGTGGCGGTGCATTTGATGGTATTGAACGTAAAATTGCCAACAGATTACGCACACAGGCTGTAGGTTATAAAGTTAAAAAGGATGACACTGAACTTGATCTGGACAATCTGTACAAGTATATCACGCCTGCTGATTTAAAATCTTTTGGTTTGATTCCTGAGCTGATTGGACGTGTTCCGGTATTAACTCACCTGAATCCGCTGGATAAACAAGCATTACGTAATATATTAACGGAACCTAAGAATTCTTTATTCCGTCAGTATGTGAAATTGTTTGAATTTGAAGGTGTAAATCTTGTATTTGAAGATGAAGTTTTAGACTTTATCGTAGATAAGGCCATGGAATATAAGTTAGGCGCAAGGGGATTAAGGTCTATTTGCGAAGCTATTATGCTGGATGCAATGTTTGACATCCCGTCTGATCCAACGATTAAGGATCTGGTCATCTCGCTCGGATATGCGGTGGAGAAATTTGAAAAGGCAGACTTTAAGAAGTTAAAAGCTGCCTAA
- a CDS encoding ABC transporter permease: protein MFRLNLKIALRNLWKNKSYTLINIAGLSIGMAGCILIYLFISYQLSFDQRYKNKDRIYRVVSHAYYAGGEEFDNAVPLPLANAMRNDFGMLENVAALESVWGIIKIKDSKGNVKVKIKDRAFYAAPDFFKIFDYQWLHGNPEQALKEPNTVALSQKTAERFFGDWHQAIGKTINFKNDKDLKVTGVFADIPENNSNVINIAISYASFEHRNQKRWGSISSDSECYILLKPGVTIADLERPKVAFLKKYYVEKTVGKPDHLFQPLDEIHTDERFSNFSGKITSKSELLGLTAIGVLLLITACINFINLATAQAAGRSKEVGVRKVMGSGKKQLMIQFLTETMLLTFIALLMACAITEIALPGMSALFKEKITFNLLENPVIFVFILCMVLFVGFLSGFYPAMVMSGFSPALAIKNKVNIRHGGGILRKVLVVVQFSITIVLVTGTLVILMQMKFMREKPLGFNSSAIALINVPSDSLSKLKFDILKTRILNEPGVLAVSFCNSAPAAESNLTNEFYYDGTVMEDFQANIKFIDADYLKTFGLQLLAGRFLTKSDTIREYVVNETLLKKLKVVHPQDAIGKMIILSDHRAQVVGVVKDFNNKSLRESISPILMTTRKDGYAALSVKMDAQQIPDVMKHAEKIWNEYYPDYVYSSDFMDDKINKYYESEQVMGTLFKVFALVIIFISFIGLFGLISFVAVQRTKEMAIRKVLGASVFELVSMLNTTFIFLILLANLIAWPVAYIFIQKWLSGYAYRITLSIWPFAAAMFISLMITLITVSFRSYKAAKTNPVDALKYE from the coding sequence ATGTTCAGACTCAATCTTAAAATTGCCCTGAGGAACCTTTGGAAAAACAAGAGTTATACTTTGATTAATATAGCGGGTTTATCTATTGGTATGGCGGGCTGCATCCTGATCTATTTATTTATCAGTTATCAATTGAGCTTTGATCAGCGGTATAAAAACAAAGACAGAATTTACCGGGTAGTTAGCCATGCATATTATGCTGGCGGTGAAGAATTTGATAATGCAGTGCCCTTGCCTTTAGCTAATGCGATGCGCAATGATTTTGGAATGCTGGAAAATGTTGCTGCGTTAGAATCGGTATGGGGAATAATTAAAATCAAAGATTCCAAAGGAAATGTGAAAGTCAAGATTAAAGACAGGGCATTTTATGCAGCGCCTGATTTCTTTAAAATATTTGATTATCAGTGGTTGCACGGAAATCCGGAGCAGGCTTTAAAAGAGCCGAATACAGTCGCACTTTCTCAAAAGACGGCTGAGCGGTTTTTTGGAGACTGGCATCAGGCCATCGGCAAAACTATCAATTTTAAAAATGATAAGGATCTTAAAGTTACCGGGGTATTCGCTGATATTCCAGAGAATAATAGTAATGTGATTAATATTGCAATTTCTTATGCAAGCTTTGAACATAGAAATCAAAAACGCTGGGGATCAATATCTTCAGATTCTGAATGCTATATTTTACTCAAACCAGGTGTAACAATTGCTGATCTGGAGCGTCCAAAAGTTGCATTCCTGAAAAAATACTATGTCGAAAAGACAGTTGGAAAACCAGATCATCTTTTTCAACCGCTTGATGAAATCCATACAGATGAACGTTTCAGTAATTTTTCTGGCAAAATAACCAGTAAAAGTGAACTGCTTGGCCTTACAGCGATAGGTGTGTTGCTGCTAATTACCGCATGCATCAACTTCATTAACCTGGCTACTGCACAAGCGGCAGGCAGGTCTAAAGAAGTTGGTGTACGCAAGGTCATGGGAAGTGGTAAAAAACAACTCATGATCCAATTCCTGACGGAAACAATGCTGCTGACTTTCATTGCATTATTAATGGCCTGCGCAATCACAGAAATTGCTTTGCCGGGCATGTCAGCTCTGTTTAAAGAAAAAATAACGTTCAATCTGCTGGAGAACCCGGTCATTTTTGTATTTATTCTTTGTATGGTCTTATTTGTCGGCTTTTTATCCGGCTTTTACCCTGCAATGGTGATGTCAGGATTTAGTCCGGCGCTGGCTATTAAAAACAAGGTGAATATCAGACATGGTGGTGGAATATTACGTAAGGTGCTGGTTGTTGTTCAATTCTCCATCACAATTGTACTGGTTACTGGTACATTGGTTATTCTGATGCAAATGAAATTTATGAGAGAAAAGCCTCTTGGATTTAATTCATCGGCAATAGCGCTGATCAATGTTCCATCAGATAGTTTGAGTAAACTGAAGTTTGATATTCTTAAAACCAGGATTCTGAACGAGCCTGGTGTTTTAGCCGTAAGTTTTTGTAATTCTGCGCCCGCTGCTGAAAGTAACCTGACGAATGAATTTTATTACGATGGCACTGTGATGGAAGATTTCCAAGCCAATATCAAGTTTATTGATGCGGATTATTTGAAGACTTTCGGATTGCAGCTTTTGGCTGGCAGATTTTTGACTAAAAGTGATACGATCCGTGAATATGTGGTGAATGAAACTTTATTAAAGAAGTTAAAGGTTGTACATCCACAGGATGCTATCGGGAAGATGATTATTTTAAGCGATCATCGTGCTCAGGTAGTTGGCGTGGTAAAGGACTTCAATAATAAGAGCCTCAGAGAATCAATTTCTCCTATTTTGATGACGACACGTAAAGATGGTTATGCTGCTCTTTCTGTGAAAATGGATGCGCAGCAAATTCCGGATGTGATGAAGCATGCAGAGAAAATCTGGAATGAATATTATCCGGACTATGTTTATTCTTCTGATTTTATGGACGATAAAATCAATAAATATTATGAAAGCGAGCAGGTAATGGGTACGCTGTTCAAAGTATTTGCACTGGTTATCATATTTATTTCTTTCATCGGTTTATTTGGCCTGATCTCTTTCGTTGCAGTACAAAGAACCAAAGAAATGGCTATTCGTAAAGTATTGGGCGCAAGTGTATTTGAGCTGGTCAGTATGCTGAATACAACTTTTATTTTCCTGATTTTATTGGCGAATCTGATTGCCTGGCCGGTCGCCTATATTTTTATTCAAAAATGGTTATCTGGTTATGCTTACCGCATTACGCTTAGTATCTGGCCTTTTGCAGCCGCCATGTTTATTTCACTGATGATTACGCTGATTACCGTAAGTTTCCGCTCTTATAAGGCGGCGAAAACCAATCCGGTAGATGCGCTTAAATATGAATAA
- a CDS encoding ABC transporter substrate-binding protein, producing MLRQFTDQLNQTIALNYPPKRIISIVPSQTELLFELGLNEEVIGLTKFCIHPAQQFKAKTKVGGTKKLNIELIRSLKPDLIIGNKEENTKEDIELLRKDFPVWMSDIFTLEDAMKTITQIAELVDRQPEAAYLNYLINAGFTDLQTLALEQGIDKTVAYLIWKGPYMLAGRNTFIDDILVKNGLTNVIKTDRYPEIELQELAALKPELILLSSEPYPFREKHIEELKIAIPAAKVMLVDGEMFSWYGSRLVKAVQYLFQLQKELK from the coding sequence ATGTTACGTCAGTTTACCGATCAGCTTAATCAAACCATTGCGCTAAATTATCCGCCAAAGCGGATCATCTCTATTGTGCCTTCCCAAACCGAATTATTATTCGAACTGGGATTAAATGAAGAAGTGATCGGACTGACTAAGTTTTGCATTCATCCTGCGCAGCAGTTTAAAGCTAAAACTAAAGTAGGAGGCACGAAAAAGCTGAATATCGAGCTGATCAGAAGTTTGAAACCTGATCTGATTATTGGTAATAAAGAAGAGAATACGAAAGAAGACATAGAATTGCTGCGGAAAGATTTTCCGGTATGGATGAGTGATATCTTTACGCTGGAAGATGCAATGAAAACTATAACGCAGATCGCAGAATTAGTAGACAGGCAACCTGAGGCGGCTTATTTAAATTATCTGATCAATGCGGGCTTTACAGATCTGCAAACTTTAGCTTTAGAACAGGGGATTGATAAAACAGTCGCTTACCTGATCTGGAAGGGGCCTTATATGCTGGCCGGAAGAAATACTTTTATTGATGATATTTTGGTTAAAAACGGACTGACCAATGTAATTAAGACAGATCGTTACCCTGAAATCGAACTTCAGGAGCTGGCTGCATTAAAGCCGGAACTGATTTTACTCTCTTCGGAGCCTTACCCTTTCCGGGAAAAGCATATTGAAGAGTTGAAAATAGCAATTCCAGCGGCCAAAGTAATGCTGGTAGACGGAGAAATGTTCTCTTGGTATGGCAGCAGATTGGTCAAAGCGGTTCAATATTTATTTCAGTTGCAAAAAGAATTAAAATAA